From Rhizobium sp. TH2, one genomic window encodes:
- a CDS encoding DUF3606 domain-containing protein, whose translation MSDDPKKTGQDRKLVSNQEHEIAHVMKSAGVTRQMAKKAIKEAGPSRDKVMAYLKDQK comes from the coding sequence ATGTCCGACGATCCAAAGAAAACGGGCCAAGATCGCAAGCTGGTTTCCAACCAGGAACACGAGATCGCTCATGTCATGAAATCGGCCGGCGTCACGCGTCAAATGGCCAAGAAGGCAATCAAGGAAGCGGGACCAAGCCGAGACAAGGTCATGGCTTATCTGAAAGATCAGAAATAG
- a CDS encoding site-specific integrase, whose translation MAKRPLPEIPSDAVLKRSTELDALDAILPLDRRDQLAEILTDDDVETLKHLASQGMGDNTLRALASDLAYLEAWAAAAIGTPLPWPAPESLLLKFIAHHLWDPIRRQTDPAHGMPAELAEHLKTRGWLRTDGPHAPATVRRRLTSWSILTRWRGLTGSFGAPSLKSALRFAVRATGRPRQRKSKKAVTGDILAKLLATCATDRPVDIRDRALLLLAFASGGRRRSEVAGLRVEDLIDEDPVPTDPKVPDSPKLACLSIHLGRTKTTDIEDDATVLLIGRPVVALKAWLATAGIEAGPVFRKVDQWGNLSRRALTPQSVNLVLKARAAQAGLDATAYSAHGLRAGYLTEAANRGIPLPEAMQQSQHKSLTQAASYYNNSERMLGRAARLVV comes from the coding sequence ATGGCCAAGCGCCCCCTACCCGAGATCCCCAGCGACGCCGTGCTCAAGCGATCGACTGAGCTCGATGCGCTCGACGCCATCCTGCCGCTCGACCGCCGCGACCAGCTCGCCGAAATCCTGACCGACGACGATGTCGAGACCCTCAAGCACTTGGCCTCCCAGGGCATGGGCGACAACACGCTCAGGGCGCTGGCCTCCGACCTCGCCTATCTCGAGGCCTGGGCGGCCGCGGCGATCGGAACGCCCCTGCCCTGGCCGGCGCCGGAAAGCCTGCTCCTGAAATTCATCGCCCATCATCTCTGGGACCCCATTCGCCGCCAGACCGATCCGGCGCATGGCATGCCGGCGGAGCTGGCCGAGCATCTCAAGACCCGTGGCTGGCTCAGGACCGACGGGCCGCACGCGCCGGCGACCGTCCGGCGCCGGCTGACCAGCTGGTCGATCCTCACCCGCTGGAGAGGGCTGACCGGTAGTTTTGGCGCCCCGTCGCTGAAGAGCGCACTCCGGTTCGCGGTTCGCGCCACCGGCCGGCCAAGGCAACGCAAGAGCAAGAAGGCAGTGACCGGCGATATCCTGGCCAAACTACTCGCGACCTGTGCCACCGACCGCCCTGTCGATATCAGGGATCGGGCGCTGCTGCTGCTTGCCTTTGCCTCGGGCGGAAGGCGGCGCTCGGAGGTCGCCGGTCTGCGCGTCGAGGATCTCATCGATGAAGATCCGGTGCCAACCGATCCCAAGGTCCCGGACTCGCCAAAGCTGGCTTGCCTAAGCATCCATCTCGGCCGCACCAAGACCACGGATATCGAGGACGACGCCACCGTGCTGCTGATCGGCCGGCCGGTGGTCGCACTGAAGGCGTGGCTGGCAACGGCGGGGATCGAAGCCGGACCGGTCTTCCGAAAGGTCGATCAATGGGGCAATCTCAGCCGCCGGGCGCTGACACCACAGTCAGTCAATTTGGTGCTCAAGGCTCGGGCCGCCCAGGCCGGGCTGGATGCCACAGCCTATTCCGCGCATGGCCTGCGCGCCGGCTATCTCACCGAGGCCGCCAATCGTGGCATTCCGCTGCCCGAAGCCATGCAGCAGTCCCAGCACAAGTCGCTCACCCAGGCGGCGAGCTATTATAACAACAGTGAACGTATGCTCGGCCGGGCGGCAAGGCTGGTCGTCTGA